TGCCCATTTGTCATAGGGGCAGTTCGTTGTTTGCTCAATCAATCTAATAAGATGGCAAATATGCAGACATTTTTTTgggattgatttttttttgtccaaTATGAGATGGTAATACTATAGCATTTATTTCAGTTATCTGATTATGCTGTATGGTAACCCTCAAATCGCTAATTTGGTTTTATCCCTAAAGAATGCCAGACAACACATGCATGTTCCGAATCCAGTACTACTGAAGCTACTTCAGTTCATTATACAACACAATGACAGAATAACAAAATAAGCTAGTTGGGAGTAGATAATTATACTTCCTCCACTGACAGCGGCCTCTTAATCAAATACGTGCTAGTGAGGGCAGAGCATTAAATCTTTCATGGCCTAGCACGTATTTGGTTGGGACCGTATGATAGCGCTTTGaacactttttttttgccatatATGGTCCTTTACTCCTTTTGTACATACAGCCGTATGATCAGCAATCTGTAatttcttatatatatatatagaaaagaAAATATACAAGTAGTGAACACGTTATTATTATGCATACCCATCGACCTTATTTTCATCTGTTACGCAGATATATCTCATAACCATAATATACATCATCACCAGCAACAGAATTATTTGCCGAATGCTGATACGGTCTACCAGATCATTTCTGCGTTTTGTTACAGATGCATCTCGAGCCGAGTCAGGGTTAGGGAGTAGGGACGATCTCCAGAAGATTGTACAAGGTTTGTTGCGTTTAAGATTATATTTTTCTATCTCAAAGATCGATCATCACCTTCCACGTAGGTTTTTTTTCATTGTTCGCCACGCTCTACGGCACTAGCCAACAGCCCAAGACAGAGCCTAGTCTCCATTGACGGAGACACCCCTCTCTGTCATCGATGGCGCCATCTGACAAACGCGTCCAGATCTCCTTGCTCGTCGTCGTCTTCGCCGTGGTCGTGCCTGGCCCTCGTCCTTCAGCGGCGACCAGAGTCGGAGGACCAGCCAAGGCCGCCGCTCCATCGCCCAATGGAGAAGCACTCCCTGCAGCCGGCCGGGCTGAGCGTCCCTGACCTGCCATTACCACGGATACTTCCTTGCCCTCCGTGGTTCCCGAGATCCCGTTGATCCCTTGCTACAAcgtaacgccgccgccgccgccgccggcgacggaccCGAGGGAGTGCCGGTCGTCGCTGAGGAGCTTGATGCCGTGCGCGGGCTTCCTCACCAGCGCCAGCGTCCCGGCGCCTCCGACCGCCTGCTGCGACGGCTTCGATCCCTTCGTCGCCAACCGAAGCAGCGCCCCGCTCCTCTGCCTCTGCCACATCGCCACCGCCGACATCGCCCGGCTTCTGCCGGTGCCcatgaaccacacgcgcgcggcCTTCGTCATTGAAGATTGTGGTCTCGGCCTGCCGATAGACGCGCTGTCAAGATTCTGCAGAGAAAACAGTGAGTCATATAACTTTTTTTTCTCGTGACGGTAAGATGATCGTGCTTGAGCTGGAGACTAATACCGTTGCATTGAGCAGGAGAGGAAGTGCCGCCGATTGACCCTCCGAGCTGATGATCGAATCCACCATCGGCAGCAAAGCTTAAAGAATCTCCAACGGACGGTATAATCAGTGGCGGATCAAGGATTTTATATGCCGTCAAAAAATTTCAGCTAACCACATGATTTACATAATTCAGCTAAAAACACAAAAATTATAGAGAAATTTGATAATAACATACAAAGATTTAAGCTCAACAAAAAATGTAAATATTGCATAAATTAAATACAAATAGTCTAAACATATTAAGTCCAAAATGTACATAAAGAAAGCTTACATACCTGTAAGAGTTAGCTGATGATGATTAATTCTCAAACAATGCTGCCTAAGCGTATGTATATTCTTATGTGATTGCATGAACTTGTCTACTGGCTATTTGCAATTTGATCGATCAGTAAAATTGCTTGTCTGTCAGTGTCAGGTAATCAGGTTGCTCTAGAACACAGAGGTCACCAACTGTCCGATCCTTAAATGCAGTCTTGTGCCGTTAGATACTTGCATTGTGCTTTAATTTTCATGGTCGCTCCTGTACCGTGAAGGCTTTGGATCACAATAGAGTAGCAGCCTACAGCTGCAGGAGATCGGATCGGAGCCAAGGAGAAGCGTGAGCCATGAGCGTCGCTGCTTGTGCTGCCGTCGGCCACTGCCGGCCGGTCGGCGGCCAGATAATGACCGGACGATGCACACAGCATAGGGAGGCGTCAACAATTGGATTGAATAGGAACCGACGCAAAATTGAAACGTCGCACTCGACGCATCGGCGGCGGTAGAAGTCTGAagtgcttttttttttaactaaacaGGCTGACTAGTAATACTAGGCTGGGCTAAGCCACAGGGTATGCCGTGGCCTACCTGGCATACCCTGTAGCTCCGCCTCTGGGTATAATCATAGCTAAATTTATAGTTAAATCTTGACTCTCCATTTTACATGTTAATTTAAATTCTTGCCGATAGATGTTTGGATCTTGCAGAAAGCACCTTAAAAATTTTGCAATCAAAACATTTAGGTTTCTAGCCGCTGTTTATGGCGGAGGAGGGTCTGCCCGGCCGAAATCCAGCGAGGAAAAGGTGGGGGAGCAACAAGAGAATGTCAAGGGCTACAGGAGGTGTGCAGCGGGCcgccggtcggggcactttTGCGGCCTGCAGCCATCTCACACCGACGTACCTGAACCTCACCACCCCACTCAGCAGTTCtcatcggcggcggccacgTCCATCTGGAAAGCAAAATCGAAAAAACCCAGGACTATCTACCTCGTCCAGGTAGGCAACAGCCAACCACCGTACAAAGGGCATCAGTAATGCCGCTGGCCCGCTACACAGCTGTTGCCTATTGGTCTCttgccgtgtgtttggttgaagGTGCGGAGCGAACTTGGTTGGAGCCGACCAACTTTTGGTTTGTTTGGATGAGGGGCGAAGGGAGCGGAGCCGCTCTGGGAGACGATATTCGCTCAAGATGCGGGTTCCCTCCGCCCGTCAAATTTCGAGGGACGGGGCGAACCCGTCTGGGTTCCGTCCGTGCGTCCCGCACCGTTAGTCTCGTCGctaccgcaccgcccgtcctcgtcatcctcctcaTGCCTGTGGCGCCCGTCCCGACCCGCGTCGCCCGTCCTCGTGTCCTCCTCGCGCCCGCACCTCCCGTCCcgacccgcgccgcccgtcctcgtcgtcctcttcgcgcccgcgccgcccgtcctcgtcgcccgcggcggctcgcgaccgcaccgcccgtcctcgtcctcctgcccgcggcggagcgcgtctgtggcggcggagctcgcccctCGGCGGCTCGCGCCCGCAGCGGGCGAGCTCGCCCacggcggtggaggagctcgCCCCCGCGCGTGGATCAGCGGCCCCGAGCTCGGCCAtgcgcggatccggcggcggcggcgaggtccggcgacgggggaggaggcgccttcgggggaggggaggggagctgaccggcggcggcgggacgaggcgagtggagagagggaggagatggagagagaggagactgacatgtggggcccactaaCGGAGTTAGTGTTGCCATCCAACCCGGATTCCCAATTTCCTCAACCAAACATGTGATGGGTTGACTCCATCCCTAAAATCAGACATGCAACTAAACAATAGATGGGTTGGCTCCGTTCTCAAAATAAGAATCGGAGCCAACCCAACCCACTGATCCCGCAACGAAACACACGGTTGGGGGTGTGGGGGGCGGGGATTGGGTGCACCCCGGACGCATGGAAGCTTTCATGCACTCCTGTCCGCAATGTGCGACACTTGTGCATCCAAACCATTGACAGTGATGGTTGCGGCTCATATTTCCAGCTCGCAGAgatcggctcggctcggcttcaGCGCCGGCTCCCGCACGTGAGCTTGTGCCGTCCGATGGAACTGGGACAGCACCGGCAGAAGCAGAGAGCCAAAAGGGTACGTTTTTTTGGTCAAGATTAAATCAAAACATACATAACATTTTATTCATCTGTGAAGTGTTTGCAACCAATCAACACATGAAAGGGATCAAACAACACAAGTATTCATGAAGCCCATTGATATCGATTTCTACAAATACTCTGCACGCTCATAATTTTACCATGAATCAACACACGTGCTGCTTGCAACCAAACAAAGCAAAAGAATCAAACAACACAAGTATGACTTTTGTTACCCTCACGTGCTGCTTCCGGCCGAGGTGCTGCAGCTCTTGCCGGCGCGTCGTGACCAACTCCGACGTGTTCGACGCCTTGACCGCCGGCGCTACCGCTGCTGCCGACCAACCCGCTGCGCACACGGCCATTGACAAACTGACTTCGAGATGCCTCCATGAGCAGGGCCTAGCCTAGAACAACGAACTGATTAGGGACACAATAGATCAGCACAAGCTCAACCAACGTGATTAAAAACAGAGGACCACCCACCACCTATGAGCTGCAGATTTGAATGGAGAGATGGACGGGAATGGGACGAACCAGGAAGGAGATGAGCAGATCTGCGAGGAGGTTGACGGGAAACCCTCTTCTGCTCCCGGCACGACCGCGCGCTCCGCGGCCTGTTGGCGGCGGCCGCCAGCTGGGAGAGGGGTGGAGTAAAATGAAATTTCTAGGGTTTCAAGTTAGAGTCTAGGGTTTTATAGTGATAAGAGGTATTTGTGGGCTGTAATGGACCTTGGGTTGGGCTACAAATTTAAATTGGGCCGATTTTTTTTGGCCGGTTTATTTTTGTCTCGGGCCTAACCGAAATGGGCGAAATTCGGTGAAATTCGGCTCATTCGGTCCGAATCCCCAAACCTTGCTTCTCGGGCCTCTTGCTATGGTGGTGTAGGGATTCCAGCGAGGAAGTCTGGCGAGATCCATGGAACCACCGGCGAAAACTCTCTCTGTGTTTTTGCTTTTTTCCCTACGGACTCTCTCTGCACCCCTCTTTTTTCCGCCCGTAGCATCAGCGGTAGAATCACGTGCGTGATAGTGTGTTAGAAGTGAATGGATGTGTGTATTTTTCATTGATTGATTATTGCTTATATACAAGACCAAGAGACAAAGGCCCAAGGAACATGTCTCTTCGAGATGACCCCTTCATAAATTGTAACTACCTAA
This portion of the Panicum virgatum strain AP13 chromosome 2N, P.virgatum_v5, whole genome shotgun sequence genome encodes:
- the LOC120659962 gene encoding uncharacterized protein LOC120659962, encoding MEASRSQFVNGRVRSGLVGSSGSAGGQGVEHVGVGHDAPARAAAPRPEAAREALLPMVDSIISSEGQSAALPLLLNATNLDSASIGRPRPQSSMTKAARVWFMGTGRSRAMSAVAMWQRQRSGALLRLATKGSKPSQQAVGGAGTLALVRKPAHGIKLLSDDRHSLGSVAGGGGGGVTL